The Oscillospiraceae bacterium genome includes the window AAGCGCGGCGACCCGGACCGCTTTTATATACATCACGGAAATCTTTCCGCCGCTATACGCGAAGAAACCGAAATAGTTTTAAAATCCGATGCGATAAACACCGCCTGTGCGACGGTAACTCTTGAATTGGGTATAGACATCGGAAAGCTTGAACGGATAATCAACATCGGTTCGCCAAATACAGTCACGGGATTTCTTCAAAGAATAGGCCGTTCCGGACGCAGGAGCGAGCCATCTGAGATGATACTCGTTTTCAGGGAGGAACCAATCCTTCCAAACGCACCGCTTTATCAGCTTATTCCATGGGAGCTGCTGCAGGCGATCGCAATAATTCAGCTATATATCGAAGAAAGATGGATCGAACCTCCGTTTTCAAAAGCAATGCCGATGAGCTTGTTATTTCATCAAACGCTTTCAGCCGCCGTTTCATCCGGATCACTTTCACCGGCAAAGCTCGCCGGACGCGTCCTATCTCTCTCACCGTTTCGGAACGTCGATAAAAACGATTACCGCGACCTGCTTGTAGATATGATAAAACGCGGTTATTTGCAGCAGACAGAGGAAAAAGAACTGATATGCGGCGAAAAGGGCGAAAGGCTCGCCGGCAATTTTAAGTTTTATGCCGTTTTCAAAGACAGTGAAGATTATACAGTCAGAATAGGCAGCGAAGAAATCGGAACCATTACGTCTGTTCCTCCGGTCGGAGACAGATTCGCGCTTGCGGGACATGTATGGGAAGTCGAAGAAATTGATGTTCCCCGCAAGCTGATATATGTAAAGCGTGTCAAGGGTAAGATGGAGATATCGTGGCCCGGCGATAAAGGTGAAATACACACGAAAATCCTCAAGCGTATGAAACGCGTAATAGAAGAAGACATAATTTATCCTTATCTCATGCCGAACGCAGCAAAACGGCTGAATGATGTCAGGCAGCTGAATAAAAACACGCGCTTTACTGAATGCGGCATAATTCCTCTCGTAAACATGAGCTATGTCATGTTTCCCTGGCTCGGGACGCGTTCAGTAAGAACATTCCGTCGCTTTTTAAAATTCAAATGCGCTTCAAAGCTCGGACTGACTCAGATCGAACAGGACTCATGTTATTATCTCACATATAAAGCCGAAAATTGTTCTCCCCGTGAGCTGGCGTTGTTTATGAAAAACTATATTGACAGAAACGAGATCAGAATGTCTGAGCTTGTAGGAGAAAACGAGCATCCGATATATGAAAAATATGATGATTTTATATCTCAGAAGCTGCTTTTAAAATCGTTTTACACTGACAAACTCGACTTTACGGAATCAAAAGAACGAATAAACGAAATCGATGCGGAAACGCGCAAGCAGCAGGCAGCTTTTCAGCAGCAAAAATAAACTTAGAAATGAAAGGATAACGACATGTCAGAATTAATATCGGTCCGCTTTGAATGTCCTGCTTCATACGGCTATGCCGCATATTACAGCTTATGTAAAGCGATAGATTCAGTGATTATATCAAACAACACCGACCGTGATATTTTAGGGATCGAAATTGAGCTGTCATCTTTGCCGAGCTTTTTTGATCCTTTAAAAATTAATATCGGGACACTACGCGCTATTTCTCACATCAGAATTGACGATCCGAAGCTTGATGTAAACGCAGATATGCTGGCGTTTATGAAAGAGACTACGCATACGAAAATCACCGCAAAAGTTAAGTACGACGGACACGAATACTCCGTTTCAGCGGGGACCGAATTGATGACGCTTTCAGGTTGGAGCGGTATAGGCACTTTCCCGGAGCTGATGGCGTCATTATCCATGCCGGAATGCTCTGATATTCAAAGGCTCGGTGATTATGCATTAAGACACGCGGAATCGAGGAGCCCGGCTTTTGGATATAAAAATAAACAATCCTCAGAAATAATCGACGAATTTAAAGCGGTGTACAATGCTGTTCAAGCTTTAAAAATTACTTATTCCGCTTCGCTTTTTATATGCGATAAAAGCTTAACCAAGCTGAAGCTTCCGGATGAAGTGCTGTCCGGAACATCGGCCAACAGTCTTGAACTTGCTCTTGTTTTTGTCTCTGTTCTTGAAGCTATGAAATTAAATCCGTTAATCGTGCTTACAAACGGGAAAACAATGGTGGGATGCTTTTTGGAAAAAAAGTGTTTTGCTTCATCTGTATGCGATAATTTTACTGTATTCAATGAATATGTGCGTTCCGAAATCAATATGGATGGGATTCTCTTGCTTATCGATCCTTCGTCTGTTATAAACGGTACGTCCATTTCATTTGAATCTTCCGTAGAAATGGCCGTACGGTCACTTAATCAGGATTCCTTTTATCTTGCTGTGGATTTTCGCCGCGCACATCTGAGCGGGGTTAAATCTCTGCCGCAGGAGCTGAGAGCGGATACACCCGAGCTTAAGGACGACTTTTTCAAAATAAAACAAATACCTGTTGAAGCTCATCAAATTAGTATAACAGATGCTGTTTCATATCTGTCCGGATCATCATCCATAATTATATCCGAAAGCCCGATTCTCAACCTCACAGATAAGAATTCGTTCAGAATAATTCCCTCGTCCGCTGTTTCGATGATCTCCGCCATGTCCGGATCGGGTTCGTCAGATATTCTCTCTGCTCCCTATGATTCAGACTTAACCATACTGGATTCCGATGCTTTAAAGCTGCTTTCGCAGAAGCTTGGCCAAAGCAATAAATCGCCTTCCGCCTTCTTCTGCTTTGACAATCCCGAAGAAATGTCTTCAAAGCTTTTTTCAATGATTTCAACTGTGGAACGCGCCAAAAGCAACGGTTCATGCGAGAATTTTTATGCCGCCTTCATCGAAATAGGATATTATGATTCATCAATCGGGAAATCATTAAATGCGCCTTTGCTTTTTATTCCTGTAAAAATATACGCTCTCCCCGATCACAGGGGATTTTGCATTACGGTAAAATCCACTCGGGTATTTATTAATACTTGTCTTATCGAAAGGCTTTCTCTTTTATACGGCGTCAAGCTTTCCGCACTTAAAAGTTACGAAAATAAACCCATCGATCAAATAATCAGCTTTATTACAGAAGAAGCCCGTTCGCTGACAATATTTTTTAGCACAATATCTGTTTCCGAACCTGAAGCTTTCATAGGCGTTTTTCCCGTATTTGATATGCGAATCGCGGAATCACTCACTCCGGAAGTCTTAAAAGACGGTGGACAAACAAACATGACCGCGTGCAAAATCGCAATATCAGCCGCTGAGAATGTATCCGCCGTTTGCGCTGAGGAAGGCAAGGACGAACCCGACGCGGATGCGGTTTATAAATCGGAATCCGTGCCGCCGTTATCACTTGATAAATATCAGCTTTCGGCTATGCGCGCATCCGAAACCAATGCTTTCACCGTTGTAAAAGGTCCTTCCGGATCAGGAAAAACCTTTCTGTCCGCTTCAATGGCATATATGAGAGCCGCCAAAGGCGAAAAGATCCTCTACATAAACGAAACAGAACGCGGAAGAAAAAAATTTGCCGAATATCTGCGCCTGTTTTCAGCAGGATCGTTTTCTTATGATTTGTGTGCCCAAAAACCGGTTTCCGAGCCTGCACTATCAAAAGATTTACCGGATCCGGATGAAATATACTCTTTATATCACCGTTCCCGTGAAGCACGCCTTAAGGTAAATTCATATTACGAAGCTATGAATACTCCTCTGGGATTTGGTTATTCCTTTAAAAATGCTCTCCTTCAGTTTGATAAAGTCTGTAACGCAAAGTATTCAATTCCATTCGCGTTTGAATCTATCGCCTCACTTGATAAGTCTGGCGCAGTGAAGCTTTTTGAGCTTGCAGCAAGGGTCATCGACGCATCCGTTGAAACAGGCGGCCCATACGGCAATCCGTTATGCTTCTGCCGTCTCAAC containing:
- a CDS encoding DEAD/DEAH box helicase, translating into MSKSDASEIFARYSPFIRDFIYKNNWQSLREVQLRAADVIFNSENNLLISSSTASGKTEAAFFPILSMLESEGRDSFGVLYIAPLKALINDQFSRLEYLLDESDIPVFHWHGDVPTAHKEKWIKKPCGILQITPESLESMLINRRNDIPRIFGNLRFVIIDEIHTLMGFDRGGQTKCIIERISSLIGFSPRRIGLSATVGDTSLAAKWLGEGSGRDTEVVDIKEKGIVWKLAVQHFFADGAPGPQTEPKNSEEAVEMLSGSFETTDSSQEAPPADAASEFVYDATARKKCIIFSNSREETEHVTATMRQIAEKRGDPDRFYIHHGNLSAAIREETEIVLKSDAINTACATVTLELGIDIGKLERIINIGSPNTVTGFLQRIGRSGRRSEPSEMILVFREEPILPNAPLYQLIPWELLQAIAIIQLYIEERWIEPPFSKAMPMSLLFHQTLSAAVSSGSLSPAKLAGRVLSLSPFRNVDKNDYRDLLVDMIKRGYLQQTEEKELICGEKGERLAGNFKFYAVFKDSEDYTVRIGSEEIGTITSVPPVGDRFALAGHVWEVEEIDVPRKLIYVKRVKGKMEISWPGDKGEIHTKILKRMKRVIEEDIIYPYLMPNAAKRLNDVRQLNKNTRFTECGIIPLVNMSYVMFPWLGTRSVRTFRRFLKFKCASKLGLTQIEQDSCYYLTYKAENCSPRELALFMKNYIDRNEIRMSELVGENEHPIYEKYDDFISQKLLLKSFYTDKLDFTESKERINEIDAETRKQQAAFQQQK